A section of the Oncorhynchus gorbuscha isolate QuinsamMale2020 ecotype Even-year linkage group LG04, OgorEven_v1.0, whole genome shotgun sequence genome encodes:
- the LOC124033753 gene encoding myotubularin-related protein 10-like isoform X1, with product MFSVKPLKPTFKSYLLPVQTDLKKTPQPPIKKLEAKLLPGEIVVNEVSFVRKCIGADSSHGDLWGKLICTNFKVSFITHDALPKQRFQVANRLLGEHDVPLACVEQVVTVNDAKGKQKVLCSNQKLKFNPTELILYCKDFRIIRFRFDEAGPQSAKKVCLAIAHYSQPADPQLLFGFEYVGKQYYGSLGERVNGVDPGGGLQMPLFDRPSEWDREIKRTGAAEWRVCSINEGYVVSPSLPEYFVVPVSLADQDLKQYLCFFTAHRIPLWCWNHPNGSALVRMASISDPLQQRKLDQRICSAITKSHPQRSDVLKSDLDKNLPNIQDIQAAFVKVRQICVIEPFEESEEKWLSSMESSRWLEYVRAFLKHSAEVVYLLEGKHVSVILQEEEDRDLSCVVSSLVQLMLDPHFRSLTGFQSLVQKEWVMAGHRFLHRCNHLKKNDKEESPLFQLFLDCVWQIINQYPAAFEFTETYLTVLSDSMWIPVFSTFLFNCPQQRTENSMDFAKSKCIPMGEEKALRFPPVWDWSQQFTPKDQALFNNPMYVGKGATCVQNGTVKSFRRTKKNYSSTLRGMPSSLRNILMDGHDSLTLTRRNSLVPRLKPDFSQIREVVESPTERFFRDWVSRPADLQGMLIPQLLPSHLALWRLYFLRWVPEASIPKGGPVTAYHKLSQLADEVEKLQSQLRQYKGATPASTPNSNPSAPPSDHSRMYFKAGSTHEPSSTPEYLSSSFPFSPVGNMCRRSILGTPLSKFLNGAKIWLSTETLANEAL from the exons ATGTTTTCTGTGAAGCCCTTGAAACCAACCTTTAAATCCTACCTTCTGCCTGTACAG ACCGATCTGAAAAAAACTCCACAGCCACCTATCAAGAAGTTAGAGGCCAAGTTACTTCCAG GGGAGATTGTGGTAAATGAAGTGAGCTTTGTGAGGAAGTGCATCGGAGCAGATAGCAGTCATGGTGACCTGTGGGGGAAGCTGATATGCACCAACTTCAAGGTTTCCTTCATCACCCATGATGCCCTCCCCAAACAG AGGTTCCAGGTTGCCAACCGTCTGCTTGGAGAGCACGATGTTCCCCTTGCGTGTGTGGAGCAAGTGGTGACAG TGAACGATGCTAAGGGGAAGCAGAAGGTTCTGTGTTCCAACCAGAAGCTGAAGTTTAATCCCACCGAGCTCATCCTTTACTGCAAGGACTTCCGAATCATCAGGTTCCGCTTCGACGAGGCTGGGCCCCAAAGCGCCAAGAAG GTTTGCCTGGCCATCGCTCACTACTCCCAGCCCGCTGATCCCCAGCTGCTGTTTGGCTTTGAGTACGTAGGGAAGCAATACTATGGATCCTTGG GGGAGCGAGTTAATGGCGTAGATCCCGGAGGAGGACTGCAGATGCCCCTGTTTGACCGGCCCTCTGAATGGGACAGAGAGATCAAGAGAACAGGTGCAGCAGAGTGGAGGGTGTGCTCCATCAACGAGGGCTACGTCGTCTCACCCAG tctcccagAGTACTTTGTGGTCCCAGTGTCCCTGGCGGATCAAGACCTGAAGCAGTACCTATGTTTTTTCACTGCTCACCGCATCCCT TTGTGGTGCTGGAATCACCCCAACGGGAGTGCCCTGGTGCGCATGGCCAGCATCAGTGACCCACTGCAGCAGAGGAAGCTGGACCAGAG GATCTGTAGTGCCATAACAAAGAGCCACCCACAGCGCAGTGACGTCCTCAAGTCCGACCTGGACAAGAACCTGCCCAACATCCAGGACATCCAGGCTGCCTTTGTCAAAGTGAGGCAGATCTGTGTCATCG AGCCCTTTGAGGAGTCTGAGGAGAAGTGGCTGTCGTCCATGGAAAGCTCTCGATGGCTGGAGTATGTCAG GGCCTTCCTGAAGCATTCAGCCGAGGTAGTCTACTTGCTGGAGGGAAAACATGTGTCTGTCATTCTGCAAG aGGAAGAAGACAGGGACCTGAGCTGTGTGGTGTCCTCTCTGGTACAACTGATGCTGGACCCTCACTTCCGTAGCCTCACTGGCTTCCAGAGCCTGGTGCAGAAGGAGTGGGTGATGGCTGGCCATCGCTTCCTCCACCGGTGCAACCATTTGAAGAAGAATGACAAAGAGGAG tctcctctgttccaGCTGTTCCTGGACTGTGTGTGGCAGATTATAAATCAGTACCCAGCAGCCTTTGAGTTCACTGAGACGTACCTGACTGTGCTCAGTGACAGCATGTGGATCCCTGTCTTCAGCACCTTTCTCTTCAACTGTCCCCAGCAGCGCACTGAGAACAGCATG GATTTTGCTAAGAGTAAGTGCATCCCTATGGGGGAGGAGAAGGCCCTGCGTTTCCCCCCTGTCTGGGACTGGTCACAGCAGTTCACCCCCAAAGACCAGGCCCTCTTCAACAACCCCATGTATGTTGGGAAAGGTGCCACCTGTGTTCAGAATGGAACAGTGAAGTCCTTTAGACGCACCAAG AAAAACTACAGTTCTACACTCCGAGGGATGCCCTCTTCCCTGAGGAACATCCTGATGGACGGCCATGACAGCCTCACCCTGACCAGACGGAACTCCCTGGTGCCGCGGCTCAAACCAGACTTCTCCCAGatcagagaggtggtggagagccCAACAGAGCGCTTCTTCAGGGACTGGGTCTCCCGGCCCGCAGACCTACAGGGGATGCTCATCCCCCAGCTCCTGCCTTCACACCTGGCCCTGTGGAGGCTCTACTTCCTGCGCTGGGTCCCTGAAGCCAGCATCCCCAAGGGCGGCCCTGTAACCGCATACCACAAGCTCTCCCAACTGGCTGATGAGGTAGAGAAGCTGCAGAGCCAGCTACGCCAGTACAAGGGGGCCACTCCGGCCAGCACCCCGAACTCCAACCCCAGCGCCCCCCCATCAGACCACAGCAGGATGTACTTTAAGGCTGGTTCCACCCACGAGCCCTCTTCAACTCCAGAGTACCTCAgctcctccttccccttctctcccgtGGGGAACATGTGCCGCCGCAGCATCCTGGGCACTCCTCTCAGCAAGTTCCTGAATGGGGCAAAGATATGGCTCTCCACTGAAACTCTGGCCAATGAGGCACTCTGA
- the LOC124033118 gene encoding uncharacterized protein LOC124033118 isoform X3: protein MKIFNIKLCSVSVVVICYPGVETKTSVTQQHGESVNLACNFTVAKDYSNLPFSVYWIKTISGNSSTCLYSYYFNSDGQLYDHHCLIDEALLKRRSNTSSKPLTSPNFHNLKISNATYSDSGQYVCALQVLKNSKGHWKVITNVTVTVNGEFNNHPNRNDTALLYTPGDPYIPLYVVGALFFSCLFVTVIVIVMLKNTKISQAESHTLRMKREQDGEETINSDCSPYAEGRGEDEGLFSLLKLTEVRDPAAVAVEPYSVVMLNTEYEAFDPQATQTSSTYPLRIGAKV from the exons ATGAAAATATTTAACATCAAATTATGTTCTGTTTCTGTAGTGGTGATATGCTACCCTGGTGTGGAAACTAAAACGTCTGTTACCCAACAGCATGGAGAATCAGTCAACCTTGCATGTAATTTCACAGTAGCCAAAGATTACTCTAACCTTCCATTTTCAGTGTATTGGATCAAAACCATCAGTGGCAACAGTAGCACCTGTCTTTATTCTTATTATTTTAATAGTGATGGACAATTATATGACCACCATTGTCTCATTGATGAGGCCCTGCTGAAACGAAGGTCAAATACTTCATCTAAACCCCTAACAAGCCCTAACTTTCATAACCTTAAGATCAGCAATGCCACATATTCAGACAGCGGACAGTATGTTTGTGCCTTACAGGTGCTTAAGAATAGCAAAGGGCACTGGAAGGTAATAACTAATGTCACAGTCACTGTGAATGGAGAATTCAACAACCACCCCAACAGGAATGACACAGCCCTGTTATATACTCCTG GGGATCCTTACATACCACTGTATGTAGTGGGAGCCTTGTTCTTCTCCTGCCTGTTTGTTACTGTCattgtcattgtcatgctgaaaaataCCAAGATTTCGCAAG CAGAATCTCACACTCTGAGAATGAAAAG AGAACAAGATGGAGAGGAGACAATTAACTCAGACT GCTCCCCATATgctgagggcagaggagaggatgaggggctCTTCTCACTTCTGAAGCTGACTGAAGTGAGAGatcctgctgctgttgctgttgagCCCTATTCTGTAGTCATGCTCAATACTGAGTATGAGGCCTTTGACCCCCAGGCCACTCAGACATCATCCACCTACCCCCTCAGGATTGGAGCGAAAGTATGA
- the LOC124033753 gene encoding myotubularin-related protein 10-like isoform X2, producing the protein MMPSPNRYIFNRFQVANRLLGEHDVPLACVEQVVTVNDAKGKQKVLCSNQKLKFNPTELILYCKDFRIIRFRFDEAGPQSAKKVCLAIAHYSQPADPQLLFGFEYVGKQYYGSLGERVNGVDPGGGLQMPLFDRPSEWDREIKRTGAAEWRVCSINEGYVVSPSLPEYFVVPVSLADQDLKQYLCFFTAHRIPLWCWNHPNGSALVRMASISDPLQQRKLDQRICSAITKSHPQRSDVLKSDLDKNLPNIQDIQAAFVKVRQICVIEPFEESEEKWLSSMESSRWLEYVRAFLKHSAEVVYLLEGKHVSVILQEEEDRDLSCVVSSLVQLMLDPHFRSLTGFQSLVQKEWVMAGHRFLHRCNHLKKNDKEESPLFQLFLDCVWQIINQYPAAFEFTETYLTVLSDSMWIPVFSTFLFNCPQQRTENSMDFAKSKCIPMGEEKALRFPPVWDWSQQFTPKDQALFNNPMYVGKGATCVQNGTVKSFRRTKKNYSSTLRGMPSSLRNILMDGHDSLTLTRRNSLVPRLKPDFSQIREVVESPTERFFRDWVSRPADLQGMLIPQLLPSHLALWRLYFLRWVPEASIPKGGPVTAYHKLSQLADEVEKLQSQLRQYKGATPASTPNSNPSAPPSDHSRMYFKAGSTHEPSSTPEYLSSSFPFSPVGNMCRRSILGTPLSKFLNGAKIWLSTETLANEAL; encoded by the exons ATGATGCCCTCCCCAAACAGGTACATTTTCAAT AGGTTCCAGGTTGCCAACCGTCTGCTTGGAGAGCACGATGTTCCCCTTGCGTGTGTGGAGCAAGTGGTGACAG TGAACGATGCTAAGGGGAAGCAGAAGGTTCTGTGTTCCAACCAGAAGCTGAAGTTTAATCCCACCGAGCTCATCCTTTACTGCAAGGACTTCCGAATCATCAGGTTCCGCTTCGACGAGGCTGGGCCCCAAAGCGCCAAGAAG GTTTGCCTGGCCATCGCTCACTACTCCCAGCCCGCTGATCCCCAGCTGCTGTTTGGCTTTGAGTACGTAGGGAAGCAATACTATGGATCCTTGG GGGAGCGAGTTAATGGCGTAGATCCCGGAGGAGGACTGCAGATGCCCCTGTTTGACCGGCCCTCTGAATGGGACAGAGAGATCAAGAGAACAGGTGCAGCAGAGTGGAGGGTGTGCTCCATCAACGAGGGCTACGTCGTCTCACCCAG tctcccagAGTACTTTGTGGTCCCAGTGTCCCTGGCGGATCAAGACCTGAAGCAGTACCTATGTTTTTTCACTGCTCACCGCATCCCT TTGTGGTGCTGGAATCACCCCAACGGGAGTGCCCTGGTGCGCATGGCCAGCATCAGTGACCCACTGCAGCAGAGGAAGCTGGACCAGAG GATCTGTAGTGCCATAACAAAGAGCCACCCACAGCGCAGTGACGTCCTCAAGTCCGACCTGGACAAGAACCTGCCCAACATCCAGGACATCCAGGCTGCCTTTGTCAAAGTGAGGCAGATCTGTGTCATCG AGCCCTTTGAGGAGTCTGAGGAGAAGTGGCTGTCGTCCATGGAAAGCTCTCGATGGCTGGAGTATGTCAG GGCCTTCCTGAAGCATTCAGCCGAGGTAGTCTACTTGCTGGAGGGAAAACATGTGTCTGTCATTCTGCAAG aGGAAGAAGACAGGGACCTGAGCTGTGTGGTGTCCTCTCTGGTACAACTGATGCTGGACCCTCACTTCCGTAGCCTCACTGGCTTCCAGAGCCTGGTGCAGAAGGAGTGGGTGATGGCTGGCCATCGCTTCCTCCACCGGTGCAACCATTTGAAGAAGAATGACAAAGAGGAG tctcctctgttccaGCTGTTCCTGGACTGTGTGTGGCAGATTATAAATCAGTACCCAGCAGCCTTTGAGTTCACTGAGACGTACCTGACTGTGCTCAGTGACAGCATGTGGATCCCTGTCTTCAGCACCTTTCTCTTCAACTGTCCCCAGCAGCGCACTGAGAACAGCATG GATTTTGCTAAGAGTAAGTGCATCCCTATGGGGGAGGAGAAGGCCCTGCGTTTCCCCCCTGTCTGGGACTGGTCACAGCAGTTCACCCCCAAAGACCAGGCCCTCTTCAACAACCCCATGTATGTTGGGAAAGGTGCCACCTGTGTTCAGAATGGAACAGTGAAGTCCTTTAGACGCACCAAG AAAAACTACAGTTCTACACTCCGAGGGATGCCCTCTTCCCTGAGGAACATCCTGATGGACGGCCATGACAGCCTCACCCTGACCAGACGGAACTCCCTGGTGCCGCGGCTCAAACCAGACTTCTCCCAGatcagagaggtggtggagagccCAACAGAGCGCTTCTTCAGGGACTGGGTCTCCCGGCCCGCAGACCTACAGGGGATGCTCATCCCCCAGCTCCTGCCTTCACACCTGGCCCTGTGGAGGCTCTACTTCCTGCGCTGGGTCCCTGAAGCCAGCATCCCCAAGGGCGGCCCTGTAACCGCATACCACAAGCTCTCCCAACTGGCTGATGAGGTAGAGAAGCTGCAGAGCCAGCTACGCCAGTACAAGGGGGCCACTCCGGCCAGCACCCCGAACTCCAACCCCAGCGCCCCCCCATCAGACCACAGCAGGATGTACTTTAAGGCTGGTTCCACCCACGAGCCCTCTTCAACTCCAGAGTACCTCAgctcctccttccccttctctcccgtGGGGAACATGTGCCGCCGCAGCATCCTGGGCACTCCTCTCAGCAAGTTCCTGAATGGGGCAAAGATATGGCTCTCCACTGAAACTCTGGCCAATGAGGCACTCTGA